A genomic window from Mesorhizobium sp. 131-2-1 includes:
- the gatB gene encoding Asp-tRNA(Asn)/Glu-tRNA(Gln) amidotransferase subunit GatB, with protein sequence MSIIDTRTPDAKRLIPGATGDWEVIIGLEVHAQVTSEAKLFSGASTSFGAAPNANVSLVDAAMPGMLPVINEECVKQAIRTGLGLKAEINHKSVFDRKNYFYPDLPQGYQISQFKQPIVGEGKVIVSVGPDRQGEFEDIEVGIERLHLEQDAGKSMHDQHPTMSYVDLNRSGVALMEIVSKPDMRSADEAKAYVTKLRTIVRYLGTCDGNMDEGSMRADVNVSVRRPGGEFGTRCEIKNVNSIRFIGQAIEYEARRQIAVLEDGGTIDQETRLFDPNKGETRSMRSKEEAHDYRYFPDPDLLPLEFDQAYVDALAKDLPELPDDKKTRLIAALGLSTYDASILVSEKPIADYFEKVASGRDGKLAANWVINDLLGALNKAGKDIENAPVSPEQLGAVIDLIKEGTISGKIAKDLFEIVWNEGGDPRQLVESRGMKQVTDTGAIEKAVDEVIAANPDKADQARAKPTMAGWFVGQVMKATGGKANPQAVNDLVKAKLGIE encoded by the coding sequence ATGAGCATCATCGACACCCGCACCCCCGACGCAAAACGACTGATCCCCGGCGCCACCGGCGACTGGGAAGTCATCATCGGCCTCGAAGTGCATGCGCAGGTGACTTCTGAGGCGAAGCTGTTCTCCGGAGCGTCCACCTCGTTCGGCGCGGCGCCCAACGCCAATGTCAGCCTGGTCGACGCGGCAATGCCCGGCATGCTGCCCGTCATCAACGAGGAATGCGTCAAGCAGGCGATCCGCACCGGCCTCGGCCTGAAGGCCGAGATCAACCACAAGTCGGTCTTCGACCGTAAGAACTACTTTTATCCGGACCTGCCGCAGGGCTACCAGATTTCGCAGTTCAAGCAGCCGATCGTCGGCGAGGGCAAGGTCATCGTATCGGTCGGCCCGGACCGGCAGGGCGAGTTCGAGGACATCGAGGTCGGCATCGAGCGGCTGCATCTGGAGCAGGACGCCGGCAAGTCGATGCACGACCAGCACCCGACCATGTCCTATGTCGACCTCAACCGCTCCGGCGTGGCGCTGATGGAGATCGTCTCCAAGCCGGACATGCGCTCGGCCGACGAGGCCAAGGCCTATGTGACCAAGCTGCGCACCATCGTGCGCTATCTCGGCACCTGCGACGGCAACATGGACGAAGGCTCGATGCGCGCCGACGTCAACGTCTCGGTGCGCCGTCCCGGCGGCGAATTTGGGACGCGTTGCGAGATCAAGAACGTCAACTCTATCCGCTTCATCGGCCAGGCCATCGAATACGAGGCGCGCAGGCAGATCGCCGTCCTCGAGGATGGCGGCACGATCGACCAGGAAACGCGGCTGTTCGACCCCAACAAGGGCGAGACACGCTCGATGCGCTCGAAGGAAGAGGCGCATGACTACCGCTATTTCCCCGACCCGGACCTTCTGCCGCTGGAGTTCGACCAGGCCTATGTCGACGCGCTGGCCAAGGATCTGCCGGAACTGCCCGACGACAAGAAGACGCGACTGATCGCTGCGCTCGGCCTGTCGACCTACGACGCCTCGATCCTGGTGTCGGAAAAGCCGATCGCCGATTATTTCGAGAAGGTGGCCTCCGGCCGCGACGGCAAGCTCGCCGCCAACTGGGTCATCAACGATCTGCTTGGTGCTCTCAACAAGGCCGGAAAAGACATTGAAAATGCACCGGTTTCGCCTGAGCAGCTCGGCGCCGTCATCGATCTGATCAAGGAAGGCACGATCTCCGGCAAGATCGCCAAGGACCTGTTCGAGATCGTCTGGAACGAGGGCGGCGATCCGCGCCAGCTCGTCGAAAGCCGCGGCATGAAGCAGGTCACCGACACGGGCGCCATCGAGAAGGCGGTGGATGAGGTGATCGCCGCCAATCCGGACAAGGCCGACCAGGCTCGCGCCAAGCCGACCATGGCCGGCTGGTTCGTCGGCCAGGTGATGAAGGCGACCGGAGGCAAGGCCAACCCGCAGGCGGTCAACGACCTCGTCAAGGCCAAGCTCGGCATCGAATAA
- a CDS encoding GNAT family N-acetyltransferase, whose product MFVRTASERDLPAIRALLVETWHATYDAIYGAERVTAITDDWHSIASLKARLSRPNSEFLVADDGKRLGGMAFAAATTDPKIVLLNQLYVHPSCQRQGIGKALLDEVEASFPEASSLRLEVEEANAGAIAFYRAHGFLPRGKTADCGGGSGLPALILEKSLG is encoded by the coding sequence ATGTTCGTCCGCACAGCCAGCGAGCGCGATCTTCCTGCGATCCGCGCGCTGCTGGTCGAGACCTGGCATGCGACCTACGATGCCATCTACGGCGCCGAGCGGGTGACGGCGATCACCGACGACTGGCATTCGATCGCCTCGCTCAAGGCGCGGCTGTCGCGGCCGAACTCCGAATTCCTGGTCGCCGACGACGGCAAGCGGCTCGGCGGCATGGCTTTCGCCGCCGCCACCACCGACCCGAAGATCGTCCTGTTGAACCAGCTCTATGTGCACCCGTCCTGCCAGCGGCAAGGGATCGGCAAGGCGCTGCTCGATGAGGTCGAGGCCAGCTTTCCGGAGGCGAGCAGCCTTCGCCTCGAGGTGGAGGAAGCCAATGCGGGAGCAATCGCGTTCTACCGCGCGCACGGTTTCCTGCCCCGCGGCAAGACCGCCGATTGCGGCGGCGGATCGGGGCTGCCTGCGCTTATCTTAGAGAAGTCGCTCGGATAG
- the panC gene encoding pantoate--beta-alanine ligase — protein MSRPIVAETVSALRAQISDWRQQSLGIAMVPTMGALHDGHISLVRMALEKAERCVVSIFVNPAQFAPTEDLDKYPRQLAHDLDRLAEAGAHLAFTPNVGEMYRAGFATRISIGGPSSGLETDFRPSFFDGVATVVAKLFLQATPDCAIFGEKDYQQLCVVRQLCRDLDLPVAIIGAPTVRDAHGLAMSSRNTYLGDRELAVARKLNAVLRRTAATLAAGAEEAGATAEARQALIEAGFQKVDYVAARESLTLAPWRRDRDGRVLAAAWLGTTRLIDNVEIPAVMSTP, from the coding sequence ATGAGCCGACCGATCGTCGCCGAAACCGTTTCCGCCCTTCGCGCGCAAATCAGCGACTGGCGACAGCAAAGTCTCGGCATTGCCATGGTGCCGACCATGGGCGCGCTGCATGACGGCCACATCTCGCTGGTCAGGATGGCGCTCGAAAAGGCCGAGCGCTGCGTGGTCTCGATCTTCGTCAATCCGGCGCAGTTCGCGCCGACCGAAGACCTCGACAAATATCCGCGCCAGCTTGCCCACGATCTCGACCGCCTGGCCGAGGCCGGCGCGCATCTCGCTTTCACGCCCAATGTGGGCGAGATGTACCGGGCCGGCTTCGCCACCAGGATTTCGATTGGCGGCCCCTCCTCCGGCCTGGAGACGGATTTCAGGCCGAGCTTCTTCGACGGCGTCGCGACCGTCGTAGCCAAGCTCTTCCTGCAGGCGACGCCCGACTGCGCGATTTTCGGCGAGAAGGACTATCAACAGCTTTGCGTCGTCAGGCAGCTCTGCCGCGATCTCGACCTGCCCGTCGCCATCATCGGCGCGCCGACGGTGCGCGACGCGCATGGTCTGGCCATGTCCTCACGCAACACCTATCTCGGCGACAGGGAGCTCGCGGTCGCGCGCAAGCTCAACGCGGTCCTGCGCCGGACGGCGGCAACGCTTGCGGCCGGCGCCGAGGAAGCCGGTGCGACCGCGGAGGCCCGTCAGGCGCTCATCGAGGCAGGTTTTCAGAAGGTCGACTACGTCGCGGCGCGTGAAAGCCTGACGCTCGCGCCCTGGCGGCGCGACCGCGACGGCCGCGTGCTCGCGGCCGCCTGGCTCGGCACAACCAGGCTGATCGACAATGTAGAGATTCCTGCCGTCATGTCGACGCCCTGA
- the panB gene encoding 3-methyl-2-oxobutanoate hydroxymethyltransferase: MQDLSASGRISADAIRRRKGGVPIVCLTAYTYPIARLLDPHVDLLLVGDSVAMVLHGHKTTLGASLEMMIAHGQAVMRGSARACVVVDMPAGSYEASAAQAVASARRIVEETGCQAVKLEGGVDMAGQIAAIVADGIPVMGHIGLQPQSVEKDGGYKIKGRTEDNVAALLRDAEAVEKAGAFSVVIEGTVEAVAADLTRAIAIPTIGIGASRDCDGQILVIDDMIGLTVDRVPKFVKEYASLRDAVSNAAARYAAEVRERTFPGPDHVFAATPDKDKA; encoded by the coding sequence ATTCAAGACCTGTCCGCCAGTGGCCGGATCAGCGCCGACGCCATTCGCCGTCGCAAGGGCGGCGTGCCGATCGTCTGCCTGACCGCCTATACCTACCCAATCGCCCGCTTGCTCGATCCCCACGTCGACCTGCTGCTGGTCGGCGACAGTGTCGCCATGGTGCTGCATGGCCACAAGACGACGCTCGGCGCATCGCTGGAGATGATGATCGCGCACGGCCAGGCGGTGATGCGCGGCTCGGCCAGGGCTTGCGTGGTCGTCGACATGCCGGCCGGCAGCTATGAGGCATCGGCGGCGCAGGCCGTCGCCTCGGCGCGGCGCATCGTCGAGGAGACCGGCTGCCAGGCGGTCAAGCTGGAAGGCGGCGTCGACATGGCCGGGCAGATCGCCGCGATCGTGGCTGACGGCATTCCGGTCATGGGCCATATCGGGCTGCAGCCGCAATCGGTGGAAAAGGACGGCGGCTACAAGATCAAGGGCCGCACCGAGGACAATGTCGCCGCGCTGTTGCGCGACGCCGAAGCGGTGGAAAAAGCCGGCGCCTTCTCCGTCGTCATCGAAGGAACTGTCGAGGCCGTTGCCGCCGACCTTACGCGCGCCATCGCCATCCCCACCATCGGCATCGGCGCCAGCCGCGACTGCGACGGCCAGATCCTGGTCATCGACGACATGATCGGCCTGACCGTCGACCGCGTGCCGAAATTCGTCAAGGAATATGCCAGCCTGCGCGATGCGGTCTCGAACGCTGCCGCCCGCTACGCCGCCGAGGTGCGCGAAAGAACGTTTCCCGGCCCGGACCACGTCTTTGCGGCCACACCGGACAAGGACAAGGCATGA